Proteins from a genomic interval of Salvelinus alpinus chromosome 7, SLU_Salpinus.1, whole genome shotgun sequence:
- the LOC139581807 gene encoding uncharacterized protein, protein MATLDGFPASFYGEPGVLGMLANGISAFLVLLQNFNTARTGVPAEGVENILAGVHLILIGGVCQLIAGLLSFRKYDHLSGTAFIGYAALWGSYGATRIFLGASQPITPNLTLSHDLMSNMTPLTALTTNISLPISQSAIAGLVPYILLSFLLAFCSATVNVIMPFVFGAITLTLLFEAVAVGVLSAWPLVVSGILELLILLFAVYGSAALLVKGLAQRYVLKGFGTPLFNVLLLGTNSPAASAQSLGQEKKKNTKYAEPQALFFFCDTVSPFIMLFYSFGYVTSFSLGAVWISIISAAQLLSSYYAHLRQDGYLVTKAGLHATYWLTKAWEEFVLSAVIVSESKGEVATGRQAMVGDWFFVAVALLLLVVSLSNDTLEVTHNALFLLLSISTVPQIPLQGYYMFFGVSCSLFASASLYGTFCRLINTIAEKSLIPVGPQPISSDRLRSILSCFCSPGKLQGALPSSSSASSLTNQIPDALFYLTNGVAALSALHAASSSQSVSFLRLSVPWVLVSGAVVQGFVSRLQVRGGQRFGSIIPSFYLSVWATWTWYRFTGPLLHISPIGSYGFTAGAIAFLVINAFLMLIAAYGNLVLLSLTVVMEAVLVCFLLSTLQQLPYQLEIAMLAVFSVVCLYGALASLVNCTFRQSVMPLGPPLVKDVTQQQKSSPALSCPVADSRLTSGLLKISRLLDDGGVCGIPTDTVYALAASCKNPQAIENIYNIKDRPAEKPICICISSVEQLVAAKPPFSSLLWEFMRNVYPGGISCIVNKGDWLLRLGVGPAYDRVGTNDSIMIRVPDHTVTGHLCDITGPLAITSANPSGEPDSTHHDMVISRLGHKIQGVLCDGVSNEVVASTVVNCLKIDEGTISIVREGCVPAVKVRQIFERVKTSML, encoded by the exons ATGGCAACCTTGGATGGTTTTCCCGCCAGTTTCTATGGGGAGCCGGGGGTGTTGGGTATGTTGGCCAATGGGATCAGTGCGTTCCTGGTTCTACTGCAGAACTTCAACACAGCTAGAACCGGAGTACCTGCCGAGGGGGTGGAGAACATTCTGGCAG GTGTTCATCTCATCCTGATAGGTGGAGTGTGTCAGCTGATTGCCGGCCTCCTGTCGTTCCGTAAATACGACCACCTGAGTGGCACCGCCTTCATTGGCTACGCAGCTCTCTGGGGCAGCTATGGTGCCACACGCATCTTCCTGGGTGCGTCCCAACCAATCACACCTAACCTGACACTGTCACATGACCTGATGAGTAACATGACCCCGCTCACTGCCCTCACGACCAACATATCCCTGCCCATCTCCCAGTCCGCCATCGCGGGATTGGTCCCCTACATCCTTCTATCCTTCCTATTGGCCTTCTGCTCTGCCACGGTAAACGTCATCATGCCCTTCGTGTTCGGCGCCATCACGCTGACCCTGCTGTTTGAGGCTGTGGCGGTGGGCGTGTTGTCGGCCTGGCCACTGGTCGTCTCTGGCATTCTAGAACTCCTCATCCTCCTTTTCGCCGTGTACGGCAGCGCCGCCCTGTTGGTGAAAGGTCTGGCGCAGCGCTATGTCCTCAAGGGGTTCGGCACGCCCCTGTTCAACGTGCTCCTGCTGGGGACCAACAGCCCTGCGGCCAGCGCCCAGAGCCTGGgacaggagaagaagaagaacaccAAGTACGCTGAACCCCAggccctcttcttcttctgtgacACGGTGTCTCCCTTCATCATGTTGTTCTACAGCTTTGGATACGTCACGTCCTTCTCCCTGGGTGCTGTGTGGATCTCCATCATCTCTGCTGCTCAACTCCTCTCCAGCTACTACGCTCACCTGCGGCAAGATGGCTACCTGGTCACCAAGGCTGGCCTGCATGCCACCTACTGGCTTACCAAGGCGTGGGAGGAGTTCGTGTTGTCGGCTGTGATCGTGTCGGAGTCAAAGGGAGAGGTGGCTACTGGGAGACAGGCGATGGTTGGTGATTGGTTCTTCGTGGCGGTGGCGCTCCTCCTCCTAGTGGTCAGTCTGAGTAATGACACCCTGGAGgttacccataatgctctgttCTTGCTGCTGTCCATCTCCACCGTCCCCCAGATCCCCCTCCAGGGGTACTACATGTTCTTTGGGGTGTCCTGTTCCCTGTTCGCCTCCGCTTCGCTCTACGGGACATTTTGCCGCCTCATCAACACCATCGCTGAGAAGAGTCTGATCCCGGTGGGTCCTCAGCCCATCTCCTCCGACCGTCTCCGCTCCATCCTGTCCTGCTTTTGCTCCCCGGGGAAACTCCAGGGGGCGCTGCCTTCATCATCATCAGCATCGTCCCTGACCAATCAGATCCCTGACGCTCTGTTCTACCTGACCAACGGCGTGGCCGCTCTCTCGGCGCTCCACGCGGCCTCATCCAGTCAGAGCGTGTCCTTCCTACGGCTGAGTGTTCCCTGGGTTCTGGTATCTGGAGCGGTGGTACAGGGGTTCGTCAGCAGGCTGCAGGTcagaggaggacagaggtttGGCTCCATCATCCCATccttctacctgtctgtctgggcCACCTGGACGTGGTACCGCTTCACAG GCCCCTTGCTGCACATCTCTCCAATAGGATCCTATGGGTTTACAGCTGGAGCCATCGCTTTCCTGGTCATCAACGCTTTCCTCATGCTCATCG CTGCGTATGGTAACCTGGTCCTCTTGTCTCTGACCGTGGTCATGGAGGCAGTCCTGGTGTGTTTCCTCCTGTCCACCCTGCAACAGCTCCCCTACCAGCTGGAGA TTGCCATGCTAGCTGTGTTCTCTGTCGTCTGTCTATATGGAGCCCTGGCATCACTGGTCAACTGTACCTTCCGTCAGAGTGTGATGCCCCTGGGGCCTCCTCTGGTTAAG GATGTAACTCAGCAGCAGAAGTCCTCtcctgccctgtcctgtcccGTGGCAGACTCCAGACTGACCAGCGGTCTCCTGAAGATCTCCAGACTGCTGGACGACGGGGGGGTCTGTGGAATCCCCACCGATACGGTCTACGCCCTGGCCGCATCCTGCAAGAACCCTCAGGCCATCGAGAACATCTACAACATCAAGGACCGCCCAGCAGAGAAGCccatctgtatctgtatctccaGTGTGGAGCAGCTGGTGGCAGCCAAGCCCCCCTTCAGCTCTCTACTCTGGGAGTTCATGAGGAACGTCTACCCTGGAGGAATCAGCTGCATCGTCAACAAGGGAGACTGGCTCCTCAGACTGG GTGTGGGTCCGGCCTACGACCGCGTGGGGACCAATGACAGCATCATGATCAGAGTCCCTGACCACACCGTCACCGGACACCTGTGTGACATCACCGGACCGCTTGCCATTACCTCAGCCAATCCCAGTGGAGAACCTGACAGCACGCACCACGACATGGTCATCAG TCGGCTGGGCCATAAGATCCAAGGGGTTCTGTGTGACGGGGTTTCCAACGAGGTCGTAGCCTCAACGGTGGTGAACTGCCTCAAGATAGATGAAG GTACGATTAGTATCGTGAGGGAAGGCTGCGTCCCGGCGGTGAAGGTCCGACAGATCTTTGAGAGGGTGAAGACCAGTATGTTGTGA